TACTGCCGCCGCCGCGCCGTCGATCGATCTCTCCCTGCCAGGACGCCGATCGTTCTGCGGCTCGGAACATCCCGTGCAGAAGGTACTGGGCGACATGAAGCGCATCTTCACGGCGATGGGATTCGGCATCGCCACCGGCCCGGAGCTTGAACTCGACGAGTACAACTTCGACCGCCTGAACTTTCCGCCGAACCACCCGGCCCGCGACATGCAGGACACCTTCTTCATCACCCGAGGCGATGCCGAGGGCGACGTCCTGCTCCGCACGCACACCTCGCCGGTACAGGTGCGGGTGATGCTCGACGAGAAGCCGCCGATTCGGGTGATCTGCCCCGGCAAGGTGTACCGCAACGAGGCGATCAGCGCGAGAAGCTACTGCGTTTTTCACCAGCTCGAAGGGCTGTATATCGACAAAAACGTGTCGTTCGCCGACCTGAAAGCCACCATCTACTCGTTCGCCCGCCAGATGTTCGGCAGCGACGTGAAGCTCCGCTTCAGGCCGAGCTTTTTCCCCTTCACCGAGCCATCGGCGGAGGTTGATGTCACCTGCTACCTCTGCGGCGGCAAGGGATGCCGCGTCTGTAAGAAGTCCGGCTGGCTCGAAATCATGGGGTGCGGCATGGTGCATCCGAACGTGATGAAGAGCTGCGGCATCGACCCGGAGGAGTGGACCGGCTACGCCTTCGGCATGGGTGTCGATCGCACCGCATTGCTGCGCTACAAGATCGACGACATCCGGCTCTTTTTCGAGAACGACGTCCGGATGCTCAGCCAGTTCATGGCTTGAAGCGAGTGCTCACTCAGACTATTGAGTGAATATATCCCAGCGACTTGTTCAAGAACGCCAACACACCGGCAATCTCTTTAAGGGGGTTGGCAATCGATTCAAATTTTGCCTTCTGCTTTGCCAGTGCTGCGCTCGCGGCTTCAATGTCCGGCTTGACCGCAAGAAAGGATTCCATGAAAATCACCTTCTCTTTATCTGACTTTTCTAAATAAAGTGTCTGGAACGCCTTGGCGTTTGTGGAAAAATCATCCGGCGCATCCTTTTCGACGAATATTGGAAGCAGTTCAGGGGAGAGCGCGTCTGGCCAGATCGACGCGAGCACTCCCATCAGTTCGCTATCAAGTGGATTGACGAGCCGGGCTTTCTCCACGGCATCATGCATGGTGTTCAGCAGCTCATCACGAAACGAAGGCGTTTCATGCAGAAGCTTCTGGAGTTTAGTCAGAAGCTCCTTTACCTCGCTTCTCACCTCGCTCTCATATTCACGGTACTTTGTCTTCATGAGCGTCAAATCCTCCTGCATTTGCCGGTATTGCGACAAAACAGCCGCTTTATGCGCCTCATCGAGACTACTTTCGGCGAGAATGGTATTCAAGCGGTTCTTCGTGAGGTTTTCAGCGAAATCGATCACGACCTGCAAATTGCTTCCATCAGGGTTATTTGGCATGGCATCTCCTCATCGCGATTGAATGAATGAAGTAACGGTCTTGAGATCGTTTATGACACGCTGTAAATCATCAATGCTGACCTGAGACGCATTGGGCCCGGTCATTTTCTCGAAGACTTTCCTGAATTCACCGGAGGCTTTTTTTGCGCTCCTGATTTCGTCTGATGACAATTCACTTTGAAGGTACTCGCTACGGCCATCGATAAATCGTTTCACGGCAGAGTTATCCAGCGCTTTTTCTGATTTGAATTCGTTGACGACATTCGTTGCATACTTTCTGTTCCTGATGTTTTCCATGTCGGCAACAACATCACGTTCAAAGTTGGCGATGAACTTGTCGAAAATCGACATGCAAACCAGAATCGTCTCCTTCCTGTGAATCAGCTCATCTCTGAGTATTCCTTCCGAAATTTTTCCTGCCACGATTGAAACTACCGGCGAGGGATCGGGTGGAGGCAGAAATGAAGGGTCGGCTGTTTTTATGGTACCATAGAGCTGATCGAGGACGGCTTTTAGCTGCGCCCCGGTATCAGCGGGAGCGGTTGAATTTGAAAAGGCATTCAGCGCAGAAAAATAGCTCTGAAGTGCAAGAGCTGTTTTCTTGACATTGACGCCTGATTCCCTGTAGCGAGCAACCGAACGATCTGCCGAAAAAAGCATTTGTGCCAGCTCTGCGCTCCTGTTGCGTTCTTGCGCCGATTGTTTGAGAAGGGATTCACGATCCTGAAGCAATGTATAGGAAGAGGATTCTACTCTTGCGGCGCTCGCCTTGTCGATCATACCAGTCAAGGAGCCTGTATAAGCTGAACCTGCTTCGGCAAGCTTGGCATAGGGCTTTGTGCTTGTACAGCCAACAGTTACGAAAAACGACAACAGAGATATTGGGACAAGGGAGTGCCGTAGACGTGGCGTGAGAAGCGATAGCGTCATGAAGACCTCCGTAAATGAGTAACGTATCGGCCGAATTAACTGAAAGAAATTTCGAAGAAGTGAAAGTTAAAGAAATCTGTCGACATTACGCACGGCTTACTTTATAATTAAAAAAAGCCTCATGAGAACGATCTCGTGAGGCTTTTTCATTTCTGGCCGACTCCTGAATCAGGCGGTAACCGGATTCCTCAGAGCCAGCGTCCACTCCTCCATCGTTGTGTTGGCCATCGGATTTGGCGCTTCGAGGAAGCTGATGACGAAGTGCCCGCCCATCTCGGCCACGCCGATAGAGCGCGGACGAACAGCAAGCATCTTGGGGTTCATCAACTCTTTTCCGAAACAGAACACGATGTTCCTGGCGGCGGTGATTCCCTCACCGATCTGCCCCTCTGGTAAAAGAGTGGTGTGGCCATAATGATCGAACTCACCGATAAGTACGGCGAAGGGATGCGATTCGATCTTCTCGCGGTAATAGGCTACGATCTCATCGACGCTGCGGCAACTGGTCTCTTCTTTGTCAAGCTCGAGGATGTAGATGGGGTATTTTTCCTGAAGAAGAGTTTGTTTCATGGTGCTCTCCCTGATTGGGTTTGGCTGGATACTGCACGAGGCACGGCTTGCGTTGAAGAGAGGCCGTCTCTATCAATGGTACGCCAGACTTGAAGATTTTACAACAGCGGAACATAAAAAAGCCTCATGACACAGCGGTCATGAGGCGTATTTTGTTTACTCGCTTTCCGGACGCATTGATCCGTGAAGTGAATGCGTATCGATTACTCCGCGGAAGCGCCTTCAGCTTCGACCTCGATGGTGAGCTTTGCCGTAATATCCATGAAAAGCTTCGCATCGGCCTCGAACTTGCCGAGAGACTTGATCGGTGCTTCGAGCTGGATTTTGCGGCGGTCGATCTCGACGCCCTGCGCTTTGAGCGCCTCGGCAATGTCGCCCGCGGTCACGGTGCCGAACAGCTTGCCGGACTCGCCAGCCTTGGCGAGAACCTTCAGCGTCATCTGCTCCAGCTTTGCAGAAAGCTCGCGAGCGTTCTTGCGCTGAAGCTCGATCTTGCGCGCCTGCTGCTTCTTTTCGGTTTCGAGCGCCTTCAGCGTGCCTTCGGTGGCGCGGATGGCATATCCCTGCGGTATCAGGAAGTTATTGGCATACCCGTTCTTGACGGTGACCACTTCACCGGCATCGCCAAGGGTTGCCACATCTTTTCTTAAAATTATTTTCACGGTCTGTTTCCTCGTTCTGAATAATTAAACTTGTGTGGACAACCACTTACTTGTATTCGTCGGCAACGTAGGGAATGATCGCCAGGAACCTCGCCCATTTGATGGAATGGGTGAGCAGGCTCTGCTCTTTGGCCGACAGGCCGGTAATGCGGCGGGGAATGATTTTTCCCTGGTCGTTGATGAAGCGTTTCAGTTTGCGCTCATCGCGATAGTCAAAAAAAACCACCTGGTTTTTCGACACTTTCTTTTTTGATGCCAGAGCGTTGCTCAATGATTTGTTGCCCTGTGCCGGTGCTGATTTCTGTCTCATTGATCTTGTTCAGAATTTTGCTTGCATGATCTTGTGGCCCATTCGCCTGTCCGCATTCATTTGCGGAAGGTCGAAGCGCCCGTTCTCAGTCGGAAGTGAGGTACTTGTACTCGTACATGTGCCCGTCATCGTCGAGATGACCATGATGGGAATCATGCGATTCATCTTCGATAAAGCCCTCTTCGTCTTCCTCTCCGTTTTTCTTTCTTTTGTTGAGGAACTGAATCCTCCTGGCCTTGATTTCGACCACGGTCCTCGATGTGCCATCCTGCGCTTTCCAGGTGCGACTCTGCAACTCGCCATCGACAAGCACTGCCGAGCTTTTCCTCAGATTGTCGCGGCAGCTTTCGGCAAGCTTGTTCCAGGCAACGACACCGACGTAGCAGACATCCTCCTGCCACTGATGGTTGCTGTCCCTGAAGCGACGATTGCACGCAATGGAAAAATTGACAACTGGCGTCCCGCCTGAATTGGTCTGTCTGAAGACCGGATCCTTGGTAAGGTTGCCGGCAATTATGACGCTGTTGATTTCAGGCATTTTCAGTTCCGCCATAGCATCTACTCCTTTTTGTTCTCAAATGGGATCGTTCGTCATTCACACAATAAACCGGGTGCGATCGGCCGTCAGCTCTTGGCTGAAGCATCGGCTTCGGGTTCAGCCTGGTCTTCCGGGCTGCCGAGCACGACACTGTACTTCTCGACACGCTTGCGCATTTCGAGCAACGGGGAGCTCAGTTGGATGATGAGGAACCGCAGGATAGCCTCTTCGTAACGGAACACGCGTTCGACTTCGGCAATGACCGACGGCGCGGCATCGAACTCGATGTGAGCGTAGTAACCGATGGAGGACTTGCGGATGAGGTAAGCCATTTTTCTTCTTCCGACTTCCAGGACATTGTTGATCACGCCGCCCTTGCCGGTGATCGTCGATTTCACCAGCTCCATTGCGGAGGCGATGGCATCATCCTGAAGGCCGCCGTCGATGATGACGGTGCATTCATACTGTTTCAGTGTATTCATAGCGCAATCGTTTCTTGAGTGAAGTCATACTGTGCAAATGGCGGA
This genomic window from Chlorobaculum limnaeum contains:
- the pheS gene encoding phenylalanine--tRNA ligase subunit alpha — its product is MESSIQQLQQEIDGYEIRNPKELEAFKLEFTVRKGKIAGLFSQLKTVDPADRPRVGQLLNTLKLSAEARVVDAETRFAENTAAAAPSIDLSLPGRRSFCGSEHPVQKVLGDMKRIFTAMGFGIATGPELELDEYNFDRLNFPPNHPARDMQDTFFITRGDAEGDVLLRTHTSPVQVRVMLDEKPPIRVICPGKVYRNEAISARSYCVFHQLEGLYIDKNVSFADLKATIYSFARQMFGSDVKLRFRPSFFPFTEPSAEVDVTCYLCGGKGCRVCKKSGWLEIMGCGMVHPNVMKSCGIDPEEWTGYAFGMGVDRTALLRYKIDDIRLFFENDVRMLSQFMA
- the rplI gene encoding 50S ribosomal protein L9 — protein: MKIILRKDVATLGDAGEVVTVKNGYANNFLIPQGYAIRATEGTLKALETEKKQQARKIELQRKNARELSAKLEQMTLKVLAKAGESGKLFGTVTAGDIAEALKAQGVEIDRRKIQLEAPIKSLGKFEADAKLFMDITAKLTIEVEAEGASAE
- the ssb gene encoding single-stranded DNA-binding protein produces the protein MAELKMPEINSVIIAGNLTKDPVFRQTNSGGTPVVNFSIACNRRFRDSNHQWQEDVCYVGVVAWNKLAESCRDNLRKSSAVLVDGELQSRTWKAQDGTSRTVVEIKARRIQFLNKRKKNGEEDEEGFIEDESHDSHHGHLDDDGHMYEYKYLTSD
- the rpsF gene encoding 30S ribosomal protein S6, with translation MNTLKQYECTVIIDGGLQDDAIASAMELVKSTITGKGGVINNVLEVGRRKMAYLIRKSSIGYYAHIEFDAAPSVIAEVERVFRYEEAILRFLIIQLSSPLLEMRKRVEKYSVVLGSPEDQAEPEADASAKS
- the rpsR gene encoding 30S ribosomal protein S18 — translated: MRQKSAPAQGNKSLSNALASKKKVSKNQVVFFDYRDERKLKRFINDQGKIIPRRITGLSAKEQSLLTHSIKWARFLAIIPYVADEYK
- a CDS encoding DUF6858 family protein, which codes for MKQTLLQEKYPIYILELDKEETSCRSVDEIVAYYREKIESHPFAVLIGEFDHYGHTTLLPEGQIGEGITAARNIVFCFGKELMNPKMLAVRPRSIGVAEMGGHFVISFLEAPNPMANTTMEEWTLALRNPVTA